One part of the Thermanaeromonas sp. C210 genome encodes these proteins:
- the addA gene encoding helicase-exonuclease AddAB subunit AddA gives MPTTWTPEQREAIETRDAHLLISASAGAGKTAVLVQRVIERLTDPRCPADIDRLLVVTFTQAAAAEMRERIGLALAQALAREPHAAHLRRQLLLLEQASITTLHSFCLDLMRRYFYLLQLPPSFRVMGETESSLLRQEILEEVLEDRYARALEAASPFGRLVDSFGGQRDDRLLQDLILRLYTFSRTHPWPRWWLERLPEAYRNDAAASPDDLPWVRALREGLAREIKDLVAKAREALALAQSPGGPAPYADALRADLAQMEDLYQAARRSWDDLCRAARNMEFPALRRCPAGVDPELKDRVQALRQDYKDRLRSWQQTYFTHTSAAVLSALRDLAPLVEELVQAVLDFGRAYQEAKEQQGLVDFSDLEHYCLRLLLDPEATPGDPRPSDLARELREHFVEVLVDEYQDINALQELILHLVSRPEGEGPNLVLIGDVKQSIYRFRWAEPGLFLEKYLTYGRSPGSRRRRVDLTVNFRSRPEILHAVNFIFRQIMTPEVGELDYDEAAELRPGASYPAGEGGGQVEVHLLELAGRDEPAPPAGPEGEEPDEEEPEAVQAEARLVARRIRELLEDTRVWDPATGSCRPLAYRDIAVLLRSTRGRAGIFLEELARAGIPAYADTGEGYFASPEVATVVSLLQVIDNPYQDIPLAAVLRSPLVGLKAADLARIRAAHPGEEFAAAVLAEARSGRGPLAARLAAFWQKLESWRTLARRGKPSDLIWTIFRETGYYDWAGGLPGGRYRQANLRALIDRARQYEQTSLRGLFGFLRFIDRLMERGEDLAEAQPLGEKEDVVRVISVHKSKGLEFPVVIVAGLGTRFNFQDLYRNSLIHRELGLGLEWVDPERRLAYPTLLHLAVRDRLKKETLAEEMRILYVALTRAREKLILVGSFRGGEKGLPGLNPAAAAASAKLPASSLARARSFLDWLLPALARHPDGEEIRRRAGSSQAPPRLLQDPSSWEIRFFTLRDLAGAAEPGAEEELGALAALRALEPVPAGPRREEIVSVLEWEYPYHAWASVPAKVSVSDLTTREDHLFLQDDVAVRPYLPRVARQPRFATQAAGLSAAEVGSAYHLVMQHLNLKADLDAAGIARQIQDLVDREILTAEQAAAVSCADIAALFATDLGRRLLAARTVRREVPFTLSLPACRLYPELEGEGAGESVVVQGIIDCLADEGDGWLLIDYKTDRVDPGNLQEVVRHYTPQLNIYGLAVETIYGRPVKEKYLYFFTPGIPVSCP, from the coding sequence ATGCCGACAACCTGGACGCCCGAACAGAGGGAAGCCATCGAAACGAGGGACGCCCACCTCCTCATCTCGGCCTCCGCCGGGGCGGGGAAGACCGCCGTCCTCGTGCAGCGGGTAATCGAGCGCCTCACCGATCCCAGGTGCCCCGCGGACATCGACCGCCTCCTGGTGGTCACCTTCACCCAGGCGGCGGCCGCCGAAATGCGCGAGCGCATCGGGCTGGCCCTGGCCCAGGCCCTGGCCCGGGAGCCCCATGCGGCCCACCTTCGGCGTCAGCTCCTCCTCCTGGAGCAGGCCAGCATCACCACCCTCCACTCCTTCTGCCTGGACCTCATGCGCCGGTACTTCTACCTCCTCCAGCTCCCGCCCTCCTTCCGGGTCATGGGGGAGACAGAATCCTCCCTCCTCCGCCAGGAAATCCTGGAAGAAGTGCTGGAGGACCGCTACGCCCGGGCCCTGGAGGCCGCGTCCCCCTTCGGCCGCCTGGTGGACTCCTTCGGCGGCCAGAGGGACGACCGCCTCCTCCAGGACCTCATCCTCCGCCTCTACACCTTCTCCCGCACCCATCCCTGGCCCCGCTGGTGGCTGGAAAGGCTCCCGGAGGCCTACCGGAACGATGCCGCGGCCTCCCCGGACGACCTCCCCTGGGTGCGAGCCTTGAGGGAGGGCCTCGCCCGGGAAATAAAGGATCTCGTGGCCAAGGCCAGGGAGGCCCTGGCCCTGGCCCAGAGCCCCGGAGGCCCGGCGCCCTATGCCGACGCCCTCAGGGCCGACCTGGCCCAGATGGAAGACCTTTACCAAGCGGCCCGCAGGTCCTGGGACGACCTCTGCCGCGCCGCCCGGAACATGGAGTTCCCCGCCTTAAGGCGCTGTCCCGCCGGGGTGGACCCCGAACTCAAAGACCGGGTCCAGGCCCTGCGGCAGGACTATAAAGACCGCCTGCGCTCCTGGCAGCAGACCTACTTCACCCACACCTCCGCCGCCGTCCTCTCCGCCCTGCGGGACCTGGCGCCCCTGGTGGAAGAGCTGGTCCAGGCAGTGCTGGACTTCGGTCGGGCCTACCAGGAGGCCAAGGAACAGCAGGGCCTGGTGGACTTCAGCGACCTCGAGCACTACTGCCTGCGCCTCCTCCTAGACCCCGAGGCCACCCCCGGGGACCCCCGCCCGTCAGACCTCGCCCGGGAGCTCCGGGAACACTTTGTAGAGGTCCTGGTGGACGAATACCAGGACATAAACGCCCTCCAGGAACTCATCCTCCACCTCGTCTCCCGGCCGGAGGGGGAGGGGCCCAACCTGGTCCTCATAGGGGACGTGAAGCAGAGCATCTACCGCTTCCGCTGGGCCGAGCCGGGCCTCTTCCTGGAAAAATACCTCACCTACGGCCGGAGTCCCGGCAGCCGGCGGCGCCGCGTGGACCTCACCGTCAACTTCCGCAGCCGCCCCGAGATCCTCCACGCCGTGAACTTCATCTTCCGCCAGATCATGACCCCGGAGGTGGGGGAACTGGACTACGACGAAGCCGCCGAGCTGCGCCCCGGCGCCTCCTACCCGGCGGGGGAAGGGGGCGGCCAGGTGGAGGTGCACCTCCTGGAGCTGGCCGGCCGGGACGAGCCCGCCCCGCCCGCCGGGCCCGAAGGCGAGGAACCTGACGAAGAAGAGCCGGAGGCCGTCCAGGCCGAGGCCCGCCTGGTGGCCCGCCGCATCCGGGAGCTCCTGGAGGACACCCGCGTATGGGACCCGGCCACCGGCTCCTGCCGGCCCCTGGCCTACCGCGACATAGCCGTGCTCCTGCGCTCCACCCGGGGAAGGGCCGGGATTTTCCTAGAAGAGTTGGCCCGGGCGGGGATTCCGGCCTACGCCGACACCGGGGAGGGCTACTTCGCCTCCCCTGAGGTGGCCACGGTGGTGTCCCTCCTCCAGGTCATCGACAACCCCTACCAGGACATCCCCCTGGCCGCCGTCCTCCGCTCGCCCCTGGTGGGCCTCAAGGCCGCCGACCTGGCCCGGATCCGCGCCGCCCACCCCGGGGAGGAATTCGCCGCCGCCGTCCTGGCGGAGGCCCGGTCCGGGCGGGGTCCCCTGGCCGCCCGGCTGGCCGCCTTCTGGCAAAAACTCGAATCCTGGCGCACCCTGGCCCGCCGGGGTAAGCCCTCGGACCTCATCTGGACCATCTTCCGCGAAACCGGCTACTACGACTGGGCCGGGGGACTGCCAGGCGGCCGCTACCGCCAGGCCAACCTGCGGGCCCTCATCGACCGGGCCCGCCAGTACGAACAAACCTCCTTGCGCGGCCTTTTCGGTTTCCTGCGCTTCATCGACCGGCTCATGGAGAGGGGAGAAGACCTGGCCGAGGCCCAGCCCCTGGGGGAGAAGGAAGACGTGGTGAGGGTCATAAGCGTCCACAAGAGCAAGGGCCTCGAGTTCCCCGTAGTTATCGTGGCCGGCCTGGGCACCCGGTTCAACTTCCAGGACCTCTACCGGAACAGTCTCATCCACCGGGAACTCGGCCTCGGCCTGGAGTGGGTGGACCCCGAAAGGAGGCTCGCCTATCCCACCCTCCTGCACCTCGCCGTGCGGGACCGCCTGAAAAAGGAGACCCTGGCCGAGGAAATGCGCATCCTCTACGTGGCCCTCACCCGCGCCCGGGAAAAGCTCATCCTGGTGGGCAGCTTCAGGGGAGGGGAGAAGGGCCTGCCGGGCCTCAACCCTGCGGCGGCTGCGGCCAGTGCTAAGCTGCCGGCATCCTCCCTGGCCCGGGCCCGCTCCTTTCTCGACTGGCTCCTGCCCGCCCTGGCCCGCCACCCCGACGGGGAGGAAATCCGCCGCCGGGCGGGCTCGTCCCAGGCTCCGCCACGGCTCCTCCAGGACCCCTCCTCCTGGGAAATACGCTTCTTCACCCTGCGGGACCTGGCCGGTGCGGCAGAGCCCGGCGCTGAAGAGGAACTCGGCGCCCTGGCCGCCCTGCGGGCCCTGGAGCCCGTGCCCGCCGGGCCCCGCCGGGAGGAGATAGTGTCCGTCCTGGAGTGGGAATACCCTTACCACGCCTGGGCCTCTGTCCCCGCCAAGGTATCCGTCAGCGACCTGACCACGCGGGAGGACCACCTCTTCCTCCAGGACGACGTGGCCGTGCGTCCCTACCTTCCCCGCGTGGCCCGGCAGCCGCGCTTCGCCACGCAAGCGGCCGGGCTTTCCGCCGCCGAGGTGGGCAGCGCATACCACCTGGTCATGCAGCACCTCAACCTCAAGGCGGACCTCGACGCGGCCGGCATCGCCCGCCAGATACAGGACCTCGTGGACCGGGAAATCCTCACCGCCGAACAGGCCGCCGCCGTGTCCTGCGCGGACATCGCTGCCTTGTTTGCCACGGATCTCGGCCGCCGCCTGCTGGCCGCCCGGACCGTGCGGCGGGAAGTTCCCTTCACCCTGTCCCTGCCCGCGTGCCGCCTGTACCCGGAGCTGGAAGGGGAGGGGGCCGGGGAAAGCGTGGTAGTACAGGGCATCATCGACTGCCTGGCCGATGAAGGCGACGGCTGGCTCCTCATCGACTACAAGACGGACCGGGTAGACCCCGGCAACCTGCAGGAAGTGGTACGGCACTACACACCGCAGTTAAACATATACGGCCTAGCCGTAGAAACCATCTACGGCCGGCCCGTCAAAGAAAAATACCTCTACTTCTTCACACCCGGCATCCCCGTAAGCTGCCCCTAG